A portion of the Glycine max cultivar Williams 82 chromosome 10, Glycine_max_v4.0, whole genome shotgun sequence genome contains these proteins:
- the LOC100782032 gene encoding cyclase-like protein 2, whose protein sequence is MKRGALLSVLAFAFAAAIWAANGNDNLVPPRREVYGNGRIFDISHRYQPEMPEWESNNGIGQFLWLPKSMKNGSLANNSEMKLPTHTGTHVDAPGHVFDHYFDAGFDVDTLDLDILNGPALLVDVPRDSNITAQVMKSLNIPRGVVRVLFRTLNTDRRLMFQKEWDTSYVGFTVDGAKWLVDNTDIKLVGIDYLSVASYDYLIPSHLVFLKDREIILVEGLKLDDVPAGLYSVHCLPLRLAGAEGSPIRCILIKN, encoded by the exons ATGAAACGTGGAGCATTATTGTCAGTGCTTGCGTTCGCCTTCGCGGCGGCGATCTGGGCGGCGAACGGCAACGACAACCTCGTCCCGCCTAGGCGGGAAGTGTACGGCAATGGCCGAATATTCGACATCAGTCACCGGTACCAACCCGAGATGCCGGAATGGGAATCGAATAACGGCATTGGGCAGTTCCTGTGGCTTCCCAAGAGCATGAAGAACGGTTCCCTCGCCAACAACTCCGAAATGAAACTCCCAACACACACCGGCACGCATGTCGACGCCCCCGGCCACGTGTTCGACCACTACTTCGATGCCGGCTTCGATGTCGACACCCTCGACTTGGACATCCTCAACG GACCTGCTCTATTAGTTGATGTTCCAAGAGATAGTAATATAACtg CTCAAGTTATGAAGTCGTTGAATATTCCAAGGGGTGTTGTACGTGTTCTCTTCCGAACGTTAAATACCGACAG gcGGCTTATGTTTCAGAAGGAATGGGACACAAGCTATGTAGGATTCACAGTTGATGGAGCTAAGTGGCTAGTGGATAACACGGATATCAAACTTGTTG GAATTGATTACCTATCTGTTGCTTCTTATGATTACTTGATTCCATCTCACCTTGTTTTTCTAAAAGACAGG GAGATCATTCTCGTGGAAGGCTTGAAGCTTGATGATGTTCCAGCAGGATTATATTCAGTCCATTGCTTACCTCTTAGGTTGGCTGGTGCTGAGGGATCACCAATACGGTGCATTCTGATTAAAAATTAG
- the LOC100782569 gene encoding cyclin-D3-1, translating into MAIQHHNDQLEHNENVSSVLDALYCDEGKWEEEEEEKEEEEDEGENESEVTTNTATCLFPLLLLEQDLFWEDEELNSIFSKEKVQHEEAYGYNNLNSDDDNNNNNNTSNNNVHLDSCLSQPRREAVEWMLKVNAHYGFSALTATLAVTYLDRFLLSFHFQREKPWMIQLVAVTCISLAAKVEETQVPLLLDLQVQDTKYLFEAKTIQRMELLVLSTLKWKMHPVTPLSFLDHIIRRLGLRTHLHWEFLRRCEHLLLSVLLDSRFVGCLPSVLATATMLHVIDQIQHSGGIEYKTQLLSVLKISKEKVDECYNAILQLSKANKYGHNNINNTSKRKYEQIPSSPSGVIDAAFCSDGSNDSWAVGSSLLYSPPEPLFKKSRTQGQQMNLSPLKRFIIGIVGTSP; encoded by the exons ATGGCAATTCAGCACCACAATGACCAACTAGAGCATAATGAAAATGTCTCATCTGTCCTTGATGCCCTTTACTGTGACGAAGGAAAgtgggaagaggaagaggaggagaaagaagaagaagaagatgaaggtgAAAATGAAAGTGAAGTGACAACAAACACTGCAACTTGTCTTTTCCCTCTGCTCTTGTTGGAGCAAGACTTGTTCTGGGAAGATGAGGAACTAAACTCTATCTTTTCCAAAGAGAAGGTTCAACATGAAGAAGCCTATGGCTATAACAATCTGAACAGTGATGatgataataacaacaacaacaatactaGTAATAATAATGTGCATTTGGACTCTTGTCTCTCTCAGCCTCGTCGTGAGGCAGTGGAATGGATGCTGAAAGTCAATGCTCACTATGGATTCTCTGCTCTCACTGCAACACTGGCCGTTACTTATCTGGATAGGTTCCTTctaagcttccattttcaaagaGAGAAGCCATGGATGATCCAGCTTGTGGCTGTCACTTGCATCTCTTTGGCTGCAAAAGTTGAAGAAACTCAAGTGCCTCTTCTCTTGGACCTTCAA GTGCAAGACACAAAGTATTTGTTTGAGGCAAAGACTATTCAGAGAATGGAGCTTCTGGTGCTGTCCACACTCAAATGGAAGATGCACCCCGTGACACCACTCTCGTTTCTAGATCACATTATAAGAAGGCTTGGATTGAGAACTCATCTTCACTGGGAGTTTCTCAGGCGCTGTGAGCATCTTCTTCTGTCTGTGCTTTTAG ATTCAAGATTTGTTGGTTGTCTTCCTTCTGTGTTGGCCACTGCAACAATGCTGCATGTTATAGACCAGATTCAACACAGTGGTGGGATAGAATACAAAACTCAGCTTCTAAGTGTTCTCAAAATTAGCAAG GAGAAAGTAGATGAGTGTTATAATGCAATTCTCCAACTCTCAAAGGCCAATAAATATGGTcataacaacatcaacaacacTAGCAAGCGCAAGTATGAGCAAATCCCAAGCAGCCCAAGTGGCGTAATTGATGCTGCATTTTGCTCTGATGGTTCCAACGATTCGTGGGCAGTGGGGTCATCATTGTTATATTCACCACCAGAGCCTCTCTTCAAGAAGAGCAGAACCCAAGGACAACAAATGAATTTGTCACCACTTAAACGGTTCATTATCGGAATTGTTGGCACCtctccttaa
- the LOC100784003 gene encoding phosphatidylinositol 3,4,5-trisphosphate 3-phosphatase and protein-tyrosine-phosphatase PTEN2A — protein MDSVPADVSNSHTINDPSKSPPAKETDRQASASVASGQDNSPHEASPRLSPTGISSWAKNLKISQPFSGSQDDSSSGNVGKSTFARITSNFGLRLSPKSPVEDDSSSETAGQSNLFGTITKGLVDSSKNAVKAVQVKARHVVSQNKRRYQEGGFDLDMTYITENIIAMGFPAGDMSSGFFGYVEGFYRNHMEEVIKFFETHHKDKYKVYNLCSERLYDASLFEGKVASFPFDDHNCPPIQLIISFCQSAYSWLKEDIENVVVVHCKAGMARTGLMISSLLVFLKFFPTAEESMDYYNQKRCVDGKGLVLPSQIRYVKYFERVLTYFNGENPPARRCMLRGFRLHRCPYWIRPSITVSDHSGVLFSTKKHPRTKDLLPEDFWFGAPKKGVMVFALPGEPGLTELAGDFKIHFHDRQGDFYCWLNTTMTENRKVLNTGDLDGFDKRKLPSPGFMVEVVLVDYNGNVVTSKIETTTKKSDESSSNNPASPTPVERSTPAQNADKESDSHDKDDVFSDGEAEQSASSRSKQTKAPSQAVEKVKNDTRVSESSRVSNEIANLSHATEQVSLGNKSSTPIRHASEPRTNVEGKTVSSLEVPSTESEFKAMAADASVFTFGDDEDYESD, from the exons atgGATTCAGTGCCTGCTGATGTGTCTAATTCACATACTATTAATGACCCGTCGAAGTCACCTCCGGCTAAAGAGACTGACAGACAAGCTTCTGCTTCTGTAGCCTCCGGGCAAGATAATTCTCCACATGAGGCATCACCTAGGCTATCTCCCACGGGCATATCATCCTGGGccaaaaacttgaaaatttcTCAGCCATTTTCTGGCTCCCAAGACGACTCATCAAGTGGAAATGTTGGGAAATCAACTTTTGCACGCATCACAAGTAATTTCGGATTGAGGTTGTCTCCAAAGTCTCCTGTAGAAGATGACAGTTCCAGTGAAACAGCTGGACAATCTAATTTGTTTGGAACTATTACGAAAGGCCTGGTCGACTCTTCTAAGAATGCAGTGAAAGCTGTGCAGGTTAAGGCACGGCATGTTGTTTCACAGAATAAACGCAGATACCAG gaAGGAGGTTTTGATTTAGATATGACATATATCACTGAAAACATTATTGCAATGGGATTCCCTGCTGGCGACATGAGCTCTGGGTTTTTCGGCTATGTTGAA GGATTTTACAGAAATCACATGGAAGAAGTGATTAAGTTTTTTGAAACTCACCATAAG GATAAATACAAAGTTTATAATCTTTGTTCTGAGCGGTTGTATGATGCATCATTGTTTGAGGGGAAG GTGGCTAGCTTCCCATTTGATGACCACAATTGCCCACCAATTCAACTGATTATATCATTCTGTCAAAGTGCTTACTCATGGTTGAAAGAAGACATTGAGAATGTTGTGGTTGTCCACTGTAAGGCTGGAATGGCAAGGACTGGGTTGATGATTTCTAGTCTTCTAGTGTTCTTAAAG TTCTTCCCAACTGCTGAGGAATCAATGGATTACTATAATCAGAAAAGATGTGTTGATGGAAAGGGACTTGTTCTGCCTAGTCAGATT AGGTATGTCAAATATTTTGAACGAGTCTTGACTTACTTTAATGGTGAAAACCCACCTGCCCGCAG GTGCATGCTTAGGGGATTCCGGCTTCACAGATGCCCTTACTGGATTAGGCCCTCTATAACCGTCTCAGATCACAGTG gtGTGTTGTTCTCAACCAAAAAGCATCCGAGAACCAAGGATCTTTTG CCAGAAGATTTTTGGTTTGGTGCACCAAAGAAGGGAGTGATGGTCTTTGCCTTGCCAGGAGAGCCTGGTCTTACAGAGTTGGCTGGGGACttcaaaatccattttcatgacCGCCAAGGAGATTTTTACtg TTGGTTAAACACAACTATGACAGAAAATAGGAAAGTATTGAACACTGGTGATCTGGATGGCTTTGACAAG AGAAAATTGCCTTCGCCGGGATTTATGGTTGAGGTTGTGCTCGTGGACTATAATGGCAATGTTGTAACTTCTAAAATTGAAACTACTACAAAAAAATCAGATGAGAGTTCAAGTAACAATCCTGCCAGTCCCACCCCAGTGGAAAGGAGCACCCCTGCACAGAATGCAGACAAAGAATCAGATAGTCATGATAAAGATGATGTGTTTTCAGATGGTGAGGCAGAGCAATCTGCTTCTTCAAGAAGCAAGCAAACAAAAGCACCTTCTCAAGCAgttgaaaaagttaaaaatgacaCCAGAGTCTCCGAATCAAGCAGAGTTTCAAATGAAATTGCAAATTTATCACATGCAACAGAACAAGTTTCCTTGGGAAACAAGAGCTCTACGCCAATTCGTCATGCTAGTGAGCCAAGAACTAACGTTGAAGGAAAAACAGTGTCCAGTCTCGAGGTGCCCAGCACAGAAAGTGAGTTTAAGGCCATGGCTGCAGATGCTTCTGTTTTTACCTTTGGAGATGATGAAGACTACGAAAGTGATTGA